In Armatimonadota bacterium, the following proteins share a genomic window:
- a CDS encoding peptidase M20 has translation MNQIRERVLQLQSDLIALRHDLHAHPELGFEEYRTAGIVTDWLKKCGLEVRAGVAGTGVVGTLRGESGEGMVVGFRADMDALPIEEQNDLPYRSQYPGKMHACGHDGHTTILLGAAAVLAQLRAQLRGTVRFYFQPAEEGVSGAKAMLAKGVLQEMPPRWVIALHGRPGLPLGSVGVRAGAMMASADTFDIWLKGRGGHAALPHLTDDPIVAGAQLVQALQLLASRESAPSDPVVLSVTQFHAGNTYNVLPEEIHLAGTVRCLREESRSRVRQRTGQLVDAIAQAWHLAGRFEWHDGVPVLWNDQTVITRIARAAEEAFGREKVIWLEHPLMGAEDFACFAQAVPSAMFFLGLGEVADWHTACFDFPDEALAPGVEMFVRLALAELGT, from the coding sequence ATGAACCAGATACGCGAACGCGTTCTGCAGCTACAATCCGATCTGATCGCTCTACGCCATGACCTGCACGCCCATCCCGAGCTGGGCTTCGAGGAGTACCGCACAGCGGGCATAGTAACAGATTGGCTGAAGAAGTGTGGCTTAGAGGTGCGCGCAGGGGTGGCGGGCACAGGTGTGGTGGGTACCCTGCGAGGCGAGTCGGGCGAGGGGATGGTGGTGGGTTTTCGCGCCGACATGGATGCCCTGCCCATCGAGGAACAGAACGATCTGCCCTACCGCTCGCAATACCCTGGCAAGATGCACGCCTGCGGGCATGATGGACACACCACCATCTTACTGGGCGCGGCGGCGGTGCTGGCGCAATTGCGTGCACAGCTACGCGGGACGGTACGCTTCTATTTCCAGCCAGCGGAAGAAGGCGTTTCGGGCGCGAAGGCGATGCTGGCAAAGGGCGTTTTGCAGGAGATGCCTCCCCGGTGGGTGATAGCCTTGCATGGGCGCCCCGGGCTGCCGCTGGGGAGCGTGGGCGTTCGTGCAGGCGCGATGATGGCGTCAGCAGACACGTTCGACATTTGGCTAAAAGGCAGAGGCGGGCATGCTGCATTACCACACCTCACCGATGACCCCATCGTCGCCGGGGCGCAGCTAGTACAGGCGTTGCAGCTGTTGGCAAGTCGCGAGAGCGCGCCCTCCGACCCCGTTGTGCTGAGCGTCACGCAGTTCCACGCGGGCAATACCTATAACGTGCTACCGGAAGAGATACATCTGGCGGGGACGGTGCGTTGTTTGCGTGAAGAGAGCCGGAGTAGGGTGCGCCAGCGTACAGGGCAGTTGGTGGATGCCATCGCTCAGGCGTGGCATCTGGCGGGGCGATTCGAGTGGCACGACGGTGTGCCCGTTTTGTGGAACGACCAGACGGTCATCACCCGGATAGCGCGGGCAGCGGAAGAGGCTTTCGGGAGGGAGAAGGTAATATGGCTGGAGCACCCGCTGATGGGTGCGGAGGATTTCGCTTGCTTCGCACAGGCAGTCCCTTCGGCGATGTTTTTTCTGGGGTTGGGTGAGGTGGCGGACTGGCATACCGCCTGCTTCGATTTCCCGGACGAGGCGCTTGCACCGGGGGTGGAGATGTTCGTTCGGCTTGCGCTGGCAGAGCTCGGTACGTAG